The Pristiophorus japonicus isolate sPriJap1 unplaced genomic scaffold, sPriJap1.hap1 HAP1_SCAFFOLD_272, whole genome shotgun sequence sequence tgtgtatgtgtctgtgtgtgtctctctgcatGTCTCTTTTTGTATCAGTGTCTCTGTgcgtgtatctctctctgtctgtgtgcctctctctctctccctctgtgtgtatatcactctgtctgtgtgtgtgtctctctccctgtgtgtgtctctttctgtctgtgtctgtgtgtgtgtgtgtctgtgtctctctctctccctctgtgtatatgtcactctgtctctctccccctgtgtctctctccccgtgtgtgtctctctccctctgtgtgtgtgtgtgtgtgtgtgtgtgtgtctctccctgtgtgtgtgtgtgtgtgtgtgtgtgtgtctctatgcctgtgtgtctctttctctgtgtctcttttgacaagatcccacacaagagattggtgtgtaaaattaaagcacatggtattgggggtaatgtactgacgtggatagagaactggttggcagacaggaagcagagagtcgggataaacgggtccttttcagaatggcaggcagtgaccagtggggtaccgcagggctcagtgctgggaccccagctatttacaatatacattaatgatttagacgaaggaattgaatgtaatatctccaagtttgcagatgacactaagctgggtggcggtgtgagctgtgaggaggatgctaagaggctgcagggtgacttggacaggttaggtgagtggggcaaatgcatggcagatgcagtataatgtggataaatgtgaggttatccactttggtggtaaaaacaggaaggcagaatattatctgaatggtgacagattaggaaaaggggaggtgcaacgagacctgggtgtcatggtacatcagtcattgaaagttggccatgcaggtacagcatgcggtgaagaaggcaaatggtatgttggccttcatagcgagaggatttgagtataggagcagggaggtcttactgcagttgtacagggccttggtgagaccacacctggagtattgtgttcagttttggtctcctaatctgaggaaggacattcttgctattgagggagtgcagcgaaggttcaccagactgattcccgggatggcaggactgacatatgaagaaagactggatcgactagccttatattcactggaatttagaagaatgagaggggatctcatagaaacatataaaattctgacgggacgggacaggttagatgcaggaagaatgttcccgatgttggggaagtccagaaccagggctcacactgtctaaggataaggggtaagccatttaggaccgagatgaggagaaacttcttcacccagagaattgtgaacctgtggaattctctgccacagaaagttgttgggggccagttcgttggatatattcaaaagggagttagatgtggcccttacggctaaagggatcagggggtatggagagaaggcaggagtggggtactgagggaatggtcagccatgatcatattgaatggtggggcaggctcgaaggacccaatggcctgctcctgcacctattttctatgtttctctgtgtgtctctctctctgtgcgtgtctctctctatctgtatctgtatctctcgctgtatgtctgtctctctcactctgtgtctgtgagcatgtatctctgtgtctgtcactgtgtgtgtctgtgtctgtctgtctgtgtgtgtctctctctgtttctctgtgtgtgtctctctctctctgtctgtttctctgtgtgagggtgagggagagagagacacaatagTTAAAGGGTGACAGAGAGGAagacagggagggggaagagagagagggtgagagcaaAGTTTTATTTCACAACAAGCAGAGAAATGCAGTCCCGGCCAATCTCATCTATTGTAGTGCAATTTCCTTTACTTAAAACCTTCAACCAATCAGAGCGAGGATTGGATAAATCGCCGCGCAGTCACAGCAAAAGTGTCCCTGTCCGAGACAACACATATTCTCTAAAGCACACATGTTTTCCCACAAAGTCCTGCAGAACAACCGaggtactgagagagggagagagggacagggagagggagagggacagggagagagggagagagggacagggagagagagagagggacagagggggacagagagagagagagggagagagagagagagagagagagagagcgacagagggggacagagagagggagagggagagagggacagggagagggagagagggagacagagagagagagagggacagagagagagagagagagagaggggggacagagagagagagagggagagagagagagagagagagagagagggacagagagagagagagggacagagagagagggagagagggacagagagagagggagagagggacagggagagagagagagggacagggagagggagagggggacagggagagagagagagagggagggggacagagagagagagagggagagagagagggagagagagagaggggacagagagagaggggggacagagagagagatagagagagagagagagatagagagagagagatagagagagagagatagagggagagagaaaggggggacagagagagagggagagaggcagagcgagatagagagagagagaggggacagagagagagagggacagagagagagagagtgacagagggggacacagagagagagagagagggacagggagagagagagagagagggacagggagagagagagcgacagagggggacagagagagagagagggagagagaggggggacagagagagggagagaggcagagcgagagagagatagagagagagaggggggacagagagagagagagagcgacagagggggacagagagagagatagagagagagagaggggacagagagagagagagagagggagagagaaagggagagagagagagagagaggggggacagagagagagatagagagagagagaggggacagagagagagagagagagggagagagaaagggagagagagagagagagggggacagagagagagggtcagagagagagagggagagagagagggagacagagagagagagagagagagggagagaggcagagcgagagagagagggggagagagagagagagagacagagagagagggtcagagagggagagagagagggagacagagagagagagagggagggagagagagagagaggggggagagagagagagagagggagagagagcgacagagggggacagggagagaggagagagagcgacagagggggacagggagagagggagagagagagggggagagagagagagagggggagagggagagggagagagagagagagcgacagagaaagagggagagagagggacagagagagagagagcaacagagaggaagacagagagcgacagagagtgagagagggggagggacagagagagagcgacagagagggacagagagagagagtgacagagaaagagggagagagagggacagagagagagagcaacagagagggggagagggagagggacagagagtgagagagggggagggacagagagtgagagagggggagggacagagagtgagagagggggagggacagagagagagagggacagagagagagcgacagagagagagcgacagagagagagcgggacagagagagagcgggacagagagagcgacagagagagagcgggacagagagagcgggacagagagagcgggacagagagagcgggacagagagagagcgggacagagagagaacgggacagagagagagcgggacagagagagagcgacagagagagagcgggacagagagagagcgggacagagagagagcgacagagagagagcgggacagagagagagcgggacagagagagagcgacagagagagagagcgacagagagagagcgggacagagagagagcgggacagagagagagcgggacagagagagagcgacagagagagagcgggacagagagagagcgacagagagagagagcgacagagagagagcgggacagagagagagcgggacagagagagagcgacagagagagagcgacagagagagagcgacagagagagagagcgacagagagagagcgggacagagagagagcgacagagagagagagcgggacagagagagagcgacagagagagagcgggacagagagagagcgacagagagcgagcgggacagagagagagcgggacagagagagagcgacagagagagagagcgggacagagagagagcgacacagagagagagcgggacagagagagagcgggacagagagagagcgacagagggagagagagacagcgagagagcgggacagagagagagagagacagcgagagagagcgacagagagagagagcaacagagagagagcgacagagagagagcgacagagggagagagcgacagagagagcgcagGACCAGACAGACGAGGTGCCTCTATCGAGGCAGTGAGTCACTTTCCCAGCACACAATCCCCGGCTGCCCGCGAGACCGTGTCCGCCTGGACGCCCCCCGGCAGTGGGAGGAGGGGCTCATGTCCCCAAGGTCACAGGTCGGTGCAGCCGCTGGTGGCTCTGTAGGTCTCGCCATCGAACAAAGTCATCACCGCACACGTCGCAGATAAACGCCGCTCCGTCTGCTGCTGGGGGGTGCTCGAGGTCGTGAGTCCCGGGGCTCTGACTCCTCCAGCCGCCCTCTCCTCCTGTATCAGTCCCAGAGAGGTCGTGAGTCCCGGGGCTCTGACTCCTCCAGCCGCCCTCTCCTCCTGTATCAGTCCCAGAGAGGTCGTGATTCCCGGGGCTCTGTctcccccagccgccctctcctccTGTATCAGTCCCAGAGAGGTCGTGATTCCCGGGGCTCTGTctcccccagccgccctctcctgtATCAGTCCCAGAGAGGTCGTGAGTCCCGGAGATCGGTCTCCTCCAGCCGCCCTCTCCTCCTGTATCAGTCCCAGAGAGGTCGTGATTCCCGGGGATCGGTctcccccagccgccctctcctccTGTATCAGTCCCAGAGAGGTCGTGATTCCCGGGGATCGGTctcccccagccgccctctcctccTGTATCAGTCCCAGAGAGGTCGTGATTCCCGGGGCTCTGTctcccccagccgccctctcctgtATCAGTCCCAGAGAGGTCGTGAGTCCCGGAGATCGGTCTCCTCCAGCCGCCCTCTCCTCCTGTATCAGTCCCAGAGAGGTCGTGAGTCCCGGGGCTCTGACTCCTCCAGCCGCCCTCTCCTCCTGTATCAGTCCGAGAGAGGTCGTGAGTCCCGGGGCTCTGACTCCTCCAGCCGCCCTCTCCTCCTGTATCAGTCCCAGAGAGGTCGTGAGTCCCGGGGCTCTGTctcccccagccgccctctcctccTGTATCAGTCCCAGAGAGGTCGTGAGTCCCGGAGATCGGTctcccccagccgccctctcctccTGTATCAGTCCCAGAGAGGTCGTGATTCCCGGGGCTCTGTctcccccagccgccctctcctccTGTATCAGTCCCAGAGAGGTCGTGAGTCCCGGAGATCGGTctcccccagccgccctctcctccTGTATCAGTCCCAGAGAGGTCAGAGTTCCCCGGGATCGGTCTCCTCCAGCCGCCCTCTCCTCCTGTATCAGTCCCAGAGAGGTCGTGAGTCCCGGGGCTCTGTctcccccagccgccctctcctccTGTATCAGTCCCAGAGAGGTCGTGAGTCCCGGGGCTCTGTctcccccagccgccctctcctccTGTATCAGTCCCAGAGAGGTCGTGAGTCCCGGGGATCGGACTCCTCCAGCCGCCCTCTCCTCCTGTATCAGTCCGAGAGAGGTCCGGGCTCCCGGGGCTCTGTCTCCTCCAGCCGCCCTCTCCTGTATCAGTCCGAGAGAGGTCATCGTGCCCCGGGATCGCCCTCTCCCCTCCGTCGCTGTGTCGCTGCAGGTCAGGTGGCTGGGCAGGTCCAGAGTGCCGCCGGGGGGCGGAGTCCAGGGGGAGCGGAGGGGCGGGGTCAGAGTGACGCTGAGGGGCGGGGCTCCCAGGGACCAGGAAGTGTGTCTCACACACAGAGAAAGTCTTGGGCCGTTTGACCTGCCGTTCCTGCTCAACCCATCTCTTCCTCTTGTGAGGCAGGACCTCCCCTCGGAGACCCCCTCCCGTACACCCCTCCCCTCGGAGACCCCCTCCCATatacccccccgctcccgtaccccctcccgtacacccctccccccggggaccccctcccgtacacccctccccccggggaccCCCTCCCGTACACCCCTCCCCTCGGAGACCCCCtcccatacacccctccccccggggaccCCCTCCCGTACACCCCTCCCCTCGGAGACCCCCTCCCATatacccccccgctcccgtacaccCCTCTCCACGGGGACCCCCTCCCGTACACCCCTCCCCTCGGAGACCCCCTCCCGtacacccctccccccggggaccCCCTCCCGTACACCCCTCCCCCCGGTGACCCCCTCCCGtacacccctccccccggggaccccctcccgtacacccctccccccggggaccCCCTCCCGTACACCCCTCCCCTCGGGGACCCCCTCCCGTACACCCCTTCCCTCGGGGACCCTCTCTCGGACACCGCTCCCCCCGGGGACCCTCTCCCGTACACCCCTCCCCTCCCGGACCCCCTCCAGTACACCCCTCCCCTCGGGGACCCTCTCCCGTACACCCCTTCCCTCGGGGACCCTCTCTCGGACACCCCTCCCCCGTGGACCCTCTCTCGGACACCCCTCCCCTCCCGGACCCCCTCCAGTACACCCCTCCCCTCGGGGACCCTCTCCCGTACACCCCTTCCCTCGGGGACCCTCTCCCGTACACCCCTTCCCTCCCGGACCCTCTCTCGGACACCCCTTCCCTCCCGGACCCCCTCCACTGTCTGCTGGCCCTCCGGGACCCCCTCCCGTACCCCCCTCCCCTCGGAGACCCCCTCCCGTACCCCGCTCCCCTCGGAGAACCCCTCCCGTACCCCCCTCCCCTCGGAGACCCCCTCCCGTACACCCCTTCCCTCGGAAACCCTCTCTCGTACCCCGCTCCCCTCGGAGAACCCCTCCCGTACCCCCCTCCCCTCGGAGACCCCCTCCCGTACACCCCTTCCCTCGGAAACCCTCTCTCGTACACCCCTCCCCTCCCGTACAGCCCTCCCCTCGGAGACCCCCTCCCGTACCTCCCTCCCCTCCGGGACCCCCTCCCgtacctccctcccctcccggaCCCCCTCCCGTACCCCCCTTCCCTCCCGGACCCCCTCCACTGCCTGCTGCCCCTCCAGGACCCCCTACCGTACACCCCTCCCCTCGGAGACCCCCTCCCGTACCCCCCTTCCCTCCCGGAGCCCCTCCACTGCCTGCTGCCCCTCCGGGACCCCCTCCCgtacctccctcccctcccggaCCCCCTCCCGTACCCCCCTTCCCTCCCGGACCACCTCCACTGCCTGCTGCCCCTCCCGGACCCCCCGCGGGACCCCCGGCAGCCTCGAGCGGGGAGATTTTGCGGGTGGGGCTGGTGGAGGTGACACGCTGCCCCCCGAGACCCCCGCCGTTGCCCCGGACGTGGATACGCTGGTGCCACTGCAGGTAGTGCAGGCGGCTGAAGCTGAGCCCGCAGTGGGCGCACAGGTGCGGCTCGGGCTGCAGGTGAGTACGGCGATGGCGGGCGAGGCACTGGGGCCCCGGGAAGCGGCCCCCACACACCTCGCAGCGGTCGGTGGTCTCCCGGGCGTGGTTCAGCCGGTGCCGGCGGTGATTGTCGGCCGAGGCGAAGGTTTGGCCGCACAGGTCGCACTCCAGCGGGGGCTGGGCGGTGTGGCCCCTCTGGTGCCGGGCCAGGAAGGAGGCAATGGTGAAACGCTGGCCACACACGTCGCAGACAAACAGCCTCTCGCCTGCCTTCACCGGCTGGCGGGAGGCCGAGGCGATCGTGCGCACGTAGCTGGTCTGGGCGAAGGCGTGCTCGCCAGCGTGTATCCGCAGGTGTTGCTGCAGCGAGTGGGAGCGGCTGAAAGTGTTGCCACAGAAGGTGCAGGTGAAGGAGGGATCGGAGGAACGCTGGGCCGGGCTGGGCTCTCCGGCACGGAGCGTGGTGTCCACCGTCTCTCCGGCCTGGAGCGTGGTGTCCACCGTCTCTCCGGCCTGGAGCGTGGCGTCCATCCTCTCTCCGGCCTGGAGCGTGGCGTCCATCCTCTCTCCGGCCTGGAGCGTGGCGTCCACCGTCTCTCCGGCCTGGAGCGTGGTGTCCACCGTCTCTCCGGCACGGAGCGTCCCGTCCATCGTCTCTCCGGCCTGGAGCGTCCCGTCCATCGTCTCTCCGGCCTGGAGCGTGGCGTCCATCCTCTCTCCGGCCTGGAGCGTGGCGTCCATCCTCTCTCCGGCCTGGAGCGTGGCGTCCATCCTCTCTCTGGCCTGGAGCATGGCGTCCATCCTCTCTCCGGCCTGGAGCGTGGCGTCCATCCTCTCTCCGGCCTGGAGCGTGGCGTCCACCGTCTCTCCGGCCTGGAGCGTCCCGTCCATCGTCTCTCCGGCCTGGAGCGTGGCGTCCATCCTCTCTCCGGCCTGGAGCGTGGCGTCCACCGTCTCTCCGGCCTGGAGCGTCCCGTCCATCCTCTCTCCGGCCTGGAGCATGGCGTCCATCCTCTCTCCGGCCTGGAGCATGGCGTCCATCCTCTCTCCGGCCTGGAGCATGGCGTCCATCCTCTCTCCGGCCTGGAGCGTGGCGTCCATTGTCTCTCCGGCCTGGAGCGTGGCGTCCATCCTCTCTCCGGCCTGGAGCATGGCGTCCATCCTCTCTCCGGCCTGGAGCGTGGCGTCCATCCTCTCTCCGGCCTGGAGCGTGGCGTCCATCCTCTCTCCGGCTCTGGTCTCACGGTCAGCCTGTTGCGccgagaaaggaagagagagagacgtcaGTGAGAGCCTCACGGTAGATACGCCTTGCTGCTAATCCTCACACCACcctcaacctccctccctccctccctccgtccgtcccaccctctcctcccctgccccaccccccccctcctgacccttcccctcccctccctctcacagcaagccaggtccttcctgtccactctatccaggcccctcatcattttatacacctcaatcaggtctcccctcagcctcctctgttccaaagaaaacaaccccagcctttccagttcttcctcatcgctaaagttctccagtcccggcaacatccgggtaaatctcctctgtaccctctccagtgcaacatcctggtaaatctcctctgtaccctctctagtgcaacatcctggtaaatctcctctgtaccctctcgagtgcaacatcctggtaaatctcctctgtaccctctccagtgcaacatcctggtaaatctcctctgtaccctctccagtgcaacatcctggtaaatctctctgtaccctctctagtgcaacatcctggtaaatctcctctgtaccctctccagtgcaacatcctggtaaatctcctctgtaccctctccagtgcaacatcctggtaaatctctctgtaccctctccagtgcaacatcctggtaaatctcctctgtaccctctccagtgcaacatcctggtaaatctcctctgtaccctctccagtgcaacatcctggtaaatctcctctgtaccctctctagtgcaacatcctggtaaatctcctctgtaccctctctagtgcaacatcctggtaaatctcctctgtaccctctccagtgcaacatcctggtaaatctcctctgtaccctctccagtgcaacatcctggtaaatctcctctgtaccctctccagtgcaacatcctggtaaatctcctctgtaccctctccactgcaacatcctggtaaatctcctctgtaccctctctagtgcaacatcctggtaaatctcctctgtaccctctctagtgcaacatcctggtcaatctcctctgtaccctctctagtgcaacatcctggtaaatctcctctgtactctctccagtgcaacatcctggtaaatctcctctgtaccctctctagtgcaacatcctggtaaatctcctctgtaccctctccagtgcaacatcctggtaaatctcctctgtaccctctctagtgcaacatcctggtaaatctcctctgtactatgcttaaacaaaggggactacagtgggatgagggcagagttggctaaagtagactgggaacacagactaaatggtggcacaattgaggaacagtggaggacttttaaggagctctttcatagtgcgcaacaaaaatatattccagtgaaaaagaagggcggtaaaagaagggataaccagccgtggataaccaaggaaacatagaaacatagaaaataggtgcaggagcaggccattcagcccttctagcctgcaccgccattcaatgagttcatggctgaacatgaaacttcagtacccccttcctgctttctcgccataacccttgatcccccgagtagtaaggacttcatctaactcccttttgaatatatttagtgaattcgcctcaactactttcggtggtagagaattccacaggttcaccactctctgggtgaagaagtttctcctcatctcggtcctaaatggcttaccccttatcctcagactgtgacccctggttctggacttccccaacattgggaacattcttcctgcatctaacctgtccaaacccgtcagaattttaaacgtttctatgagatcccctctcattcttctgaactccagtgaatataagcccagttgatccagtctttcttgataggtcagtcccgccatcccgggaatcagtctggtgaatcttcgctgcactccctcaatagcaagaatgtccttcctcaagttaggagaccaaaactgtacacaatactccaggtgtggcctcaccaaggccctgtacaactgtaacaatacctctctgcccctatactcaaatcccctcgctatgaaggccaacgtgccatttgctttcttaaccgcctgctgtacctgcatgctaaccttcaatgactgatgtaacatgacacccaggtctcgttgcaccttcccttttcctaatctgtcaccattcagataatagtctgtctctctgtttttaccaccaaagtggataacctcacatttatccacattatacttcatctgccatgcatttgcccactcacctaacctatccaagtcactctgcagcctaatagcatcctcctcgcagctcacactgccacccaacttagtgtcatccgcaaatttggagatactacatttaatcccctcgtctaaatcattaatgtacaatgtaaacagttggggccccagcacaaaaccttgcggtaccccactagtcactgcctgccattctgaaaagtacccatttactcctactctttgcttcctgtctgacaaccagttctcaatccatgtcagcacactacccctaatcccatgtgctttaactttgcacattaatctcttgtgtgggaccttgtcgaaagccttctgaaagtccaaatataccacatcaactggttctcccttgtccactctactggaaacatcctcaaaaaattccagaagatttgtcaagcatgatttccctttcacaaatccatgctgacttggacctatcatgtcaccattttccagatgcactgctatgacatccttaataattgattccatcattttacccactactgaggtcaggctgaccggtctataattccctgttttctctctccctccttttttaaaaggtggggttacattggctaccctccactcgataggaactgatccagagtca is a genomic window containing:
- the LOC139247548 gene encoding zinc finger protein 324B-like, whose translation is MDATLQAGERMDATLQAGERMDAMLQAGERMDATLQAGETMDATLQAGERMDAMLQAGERMDAMLQAGERMDAMLQAGERMDGTLQAGETVDATLQAGERMDATLQAGETMDGTLQAGETVDATLQAGERMDATLQAGERMDAMLQARERMDATLQAGERMDATLQAGERMDATLQAGETMDGTLQAGETMDGTLRAGETVDTTLQAGETVDATLQAGERMDATLQAGERMDATLQAGETVDTTLQAGETVDTTLRAGEPSPAQRSSDPSFTCTFCGNTFSRSHSLQQHLRIHAGEHAFAQTSYVRTIASASRQPVKAGERLFVCDVCGQRFTIASFLARHQRGHTAQPPLECDLCGQTFASADNHRRHRLNHARETTDRCEVCGGRFPGPQCLARHRRTHLQPEPHLCAHCGLSFSRLHYLQWHQRIHVRGNGGGLGGQRVTSTSPTRKISPLEAAGGPAGGPGGAAGSGGGPGGKGGGEGGWRSQSPGTHDLEHPPAADGAAFICDVCGDDFVRWRDLQSHQRLHRPVTLGT